From the Dictyostelium discoideum WS2162 plasmid Ddp5, complete sequence genome, one window contains:
- a CDS encoding D2-like (may provide nonessential but beneficial phenotype) encodes MKTSLYLLFFIWLLNYSVVFCSFDAITYINGTYRFMSSDDPVWRDIEPTDPKSKQIQFDFLNIFVNKNDEGYTEIKKDNLLTQRKEIQNSNDSLTPKIFIGFGYVHITFKNVMNRTILLMAGENFLEVNTDKMFLRIDIAQQCSHAPNVQLSIGSGKHSFGKIIPCPAYISESLEKKMKREKINIIKKKQEKLGNSSEINNDLIERLEKEITNLHEDHKLIEEELEELGRIKKLINIFNFYIMFILLAICTSLYYILEAIDKNRRESRKNKEEIIKKYIQQSGSSIYIKKNSGSIKIPPISVILFIFLCVLPTDSINYDNHMCGTVIPLGKGVEKTTETEDNKAFTTYSKGFYSFQVPKNNYILCFNLDDEMGNIIETLYLDLSDYKYVSSGTFAYTTGEFIGHTSQYSACHHDQGCNQGRCGGIKPTDKTCQNSLRKENLATFYPGQSFCSSPAKGSAIGCGAVKELHDMCQYDRASVIPNGPPHDIYTITSTRLNFNYKLVIGSCENCIDYGMVNKSKPISISVSASSDKVDISLHSFEFVEVGDDVFLGQAANRDNPVSGMVGDIQASNHEIWTDKLRGHEISIPAQGLWSNRHFTYGHHTVITNFDYVDSAFKKTRTWEKNSFRRGDCLWNYNKSQKQYECSPSTHGQITGTIEFNQNYTISSNITKVCVEIRSFGPLKNGTRSSSSGSALYVEIRSTCLPGSVIVKSENKNITITTGALKVNKEFMNHTVTYQTNLKKVKAKFCFNEVCITFETELELEKFSLTKFVLDKVSGNGDKSDPGDGDTDTDVESPDRAPSGSGSSGAGIIKLFGKILSFYKGFWSGLLNLLGGKYKIYIYIALGLTCFVLLGLLISYIKNVFFFWK; translated from the coding sequence ATGAAAACATCATtatatctattattttttatatggtTATTAAACTATTCCGTAgttttttgttcttttgaTGCAATTACTTACATAAATGGTACATATAGGTTCATGTCATCAGATGACCCTGTTTGGAGAGATATCGAACCAACAGACCCAAAATctaaacaaattcaatttgattttttaaatatttttgttaataaaaatgatgaaggATAtacagaaattaaaaaagataatttattaacacAACGAAAggaaattcaaaattcaaatgatagCTTAACACCAAAGATTTTCATTGGATTTGGTTATGTACAcattacttttaaaaatgttatgAATAGAACAATTTTATTGATGGCAGGTGAGAACTTTTTAGAGGTAAATACAGACAAAATGTTTTTAAGGATTGACATTGCACAACAGTGCTCTCATGCACCAAATGTTCAACTTTCAATAGGTTCTGGTAAACACTCCTTTGGAAAAATTATTCCATGCCCAGCATACATATCAGAGAgtttagaaaaaaagatgaaaagagaaaaaataaatatcattaAGAAGAAACAAGAGAAATTAGGAAATTCAAGTGAAATCAATAATGATCTTATTGAAAggttagaaaaagaaattacaaaCCTTCATGAGGATCATAAATTAATAGAAGAAGAGTTAGAAGAGTTaggaagaattaaaaaattaattaatatatttaatttttatataatgtttattttattggcAATTTGTACATCTTTATATTATATACTGGAGGCAATAGATAAAAACAGAAGAGAATCAAGGAAGAATAAAGAAGAGATTATAAAAAAGTACATCCAACAGAGCGGAAGTTcgatttatattaaaaaaaatagtggttcaattaaaatcCCCCCCATTTcggttattttatttatttttttgtgcGTTTTACCAACGGATTCAATTAATTACGATAATCATATGTGTGGAACAGTAATTCCTCTTGGTAAAGGTGTTGAAAAAACTACCGAAACTGAAGATAACAAAGCGTTTACAACATATTCAAAAGgtttttattcatttcaagtcccaaaaaataattatatactTTGTTTTAATCTAGACGATGAAATGGGTAATATTATTGAAACTCTTTATTTAGACCTTTCAGACTATAAATATGTCTCATCTGGAACATTTGCTTATACAACTGGTGAATTTATAGGACATACATCACAATACTCTGCATGTCATCACGATCAAGGTTGTAACCAAGGAAGATGTGGTGGAATAAAACCAACCGACAAAACATGCCAAAATTCCCTCAGAAAAGAAAACCTTGCAACCTTTTATCCAGGCCAAAGTTTTTGTAGTTCTCCTGCCAAAGGAAGTGCTATTGGTTGTGGAGCAGTTAAAGAACTACATGATATGTGTCAATACGATAGAGCTTCTGTTATACCTAATGGACCGCCCCATGATATATACACAATAACTTCTACAAGATTgaatttcaattataaattagTTATTGGGTCATGTGAAAACTGTATTGATTATGGCATggttaataaatcaaaaccaattaGTATATCGGTATCTGCTTCTTCAGATAAAGTTGACATATCACTTCATAGCTTTGAATTCGTTGAAGTTGGTGATGACGTTTTTCTAGGACAAGCGGCGAACAGAGACAATCCAGTCTCCGGTATGGTTGGGGATATTCAAGCAAGTAATCATGAAATTTGGACAGATAAATTAAGAGGTcatgaaatttcaattccAGCACAGGGCTTATGGTCAAATCGTCATTTTACTTACGGTCATCATACAGTTATTACAAATTTCGACTATGTTGATTCTGCATTTAAAAAGACTCGAACATGGGAAAAAAACTCATTCAGACGCGGAGATTGTTTATGGAACTATAACAAATCACAAAAACAATATGAATGTTCACCAAGCACACATGGTCAAATTACTGGTACCATTGAGTTTAATCAAAACTACACAATATCATCAAACATTACAAAAGTTTGTGTTGAAATTAGAAGCTTTGGACCTTTAAAAAATGGAACCCGATCATCTTCGAGTGGATCTGCTTTATACGTTGAAATTAGATCTACATGTCTTCCAGGTTCAGTGATTGTAAAAtcagaaaataaaaacattacAATAACAACTGGAGCTTTGAAAGTAAATAAGGAATTTATGAATCACACTGTTACTTACCAAACTAAtcttaaaaaagttaaagcTAAGTTTTGTTTCAATGAAGTTTGTATTACTTTTGAAACAGAATTAGAATTagaaaaattttcattaaccAAATTTGTTTTAGATAAAGTAAGTGGTAACGGCGATAAAAGTGACCCTGGTGATGGAGATACTGATACTGATGTAGAATCACCTGATAGGGCACCATCTGGATCTGGCTCAAGTGGAGCtggtattattaaattatttggaaAAATTTTAAGTTTTTATAAAGGATTTTGGAGTGGTTTGTTAAATTTACTTGGgggaaaatataaaatatatatttacattGCACTTGGTTTAACTTGTTTTGTATTATTGGGATTATTGATTtcttatataaaaaatgtattttttttttggaaataa
- the d1 gene encoding D1-like (may be a transcription factor or may provide a nonessential but beneficial phenotype), translating into MPKSETNSIILVQPPTTFFSDHDFKIISRKNLKNLVDCFILDDKLVIKDGSDNKIIPESLDELYKLLCQIHTSKPIHLKYTDMVKQFKMLYHVSNIENSILSFLRCCEDASCKHYCLTLKPMIKNEKNNQLAIVSPKSKSKSQKIFATQNTIVDYDSDCNQVRIIRSYRDFSFLTPSPFFYNLYIQHLYTSYKKDPNFPRLISIDEFTAISLLYNQNNQSTAILDNLKNNSLTNEAIDFIMYKTMLQFSPISRKKNKFFKCLSTNSYPEIFYFFNLKSIFLDGNKSKRIFTNADGSLNELIIFPIAYGGHISLGALYMEKVEEKIRIQYMMHVDKFVKSTHCCIDVPSHTCKESDCYSLTCTYQKFVCWKKIKKAFIIQLMVENNENLTFLDTNDDSLIFENDFPVLPFSFGVNETIDCHLAFVRNLNLVVDCFYVEIPKLSMESILKSRFSTHSTQYTLDTSHFQQLELEISNSCKQFAMVQEMVEKEITPSGFAYDLKCLNPSVGFPPNIIFEFAIQTSFFGQVKQYFSYISTYCVMMSINKGFPSGSYNFTKIELNMSSLLEDVVFFYYYSTNNMLYYTTLKNSATIGNFHPSTSFKIYPEVSFFFVPNRSIPINYDQDHPSTFFKKIIDSYLKNVQKNEDHDNDIQPIFSTKILVLKSKKSDSLLSIPLDNNNLDLYNYEVFYKKDYKELEANEFYYHTNIKLQYKQINYIINKIRENHSINNAEKSSKSPSSPFMDCETKNKEYNTSSVNEPSLNQNQSHFQNQNQKKNEEINNIKNESDNSLKRRKCEYFDQNAQEKAETDINNLLDKLNLLTDENLKIQIINNDLKNENKLKDERIKMLLSKGSPKDHCDNILSTTLNSLKVQNEEKEAKINLLEKQVRHLNNVVSENANFLSQINNSIGNNFFENFVTMDILILILENCSKSIEFNTKKLEEYIEDKILLKNSINSVEYINLTKGSLQMFKNYLIEILSKDLGKVPQIYLNELLTKFSISEAQINPLIPDSHHIKHNIVNPISPYLNNFSTFPDNFIHFILYVEIEEEKRLQLSSIDISFMFNEFLEKLSKCQEITEVFKKIRDISKNSLDYVQKNKDKFLDVSSDALKRFLKKDELMLVSNENGKNIELDILNNIINRCNYCILFADLAVLKPKLVLFQEATCTVCYRPCIGNNVFLKCEKNYCNNVICSNCFKENIKNCSDEYSMSKRCNHCISRSISGKLCISCEKLNSISDKLEICDQIVFNDVDQPCVFKLCKDCKTKKLCPYVKHENVLN; encoded by the exons ATGCCAAAATCTGAAACAAACTCAATTATTTTAGTTCAGCCCCCTACCACCTTTTTTTCTGACcatgattttaaaat aatttcAAGAAAAAACCTTAAAAATCTAGttgattgttttattttagatgATAAATTAGTAATTAAAGATGGTtcagataataaaataattccaGAAAGTTTAGATGAACTTTATAAGTTGCTGTGTCAAATTCACACTTCAAAACCAATTCATTTGAAGTACACTGATATGGtcaaacaatttaaaatgttATATCATGTTTCTAATATTGAAAACtctattttatcttttttaagaTGTTGTGAAGATGCTTCATGCAAACATTATTGTTTAACACTTAAACCaatgattaaaaatgaaaaaaataatcaacttGCCATTGTATCCcctaaatcaaaatcaaaatcacaaaaaatttttgCCACACAAAATACTATAGTTGATTATGACTCAGATTGTAATCAAGTAAGAATAATCCGTTCTTATAgagatttttcatttttaacaccatcaccttttttttataatttatatattcaaCATCTTTATACAAGTTACAAAAAGGATCCAAACTTTCCAagattaatttcaattgacgAATTCACAGCGATATCATTActttataatcaaaataatcagtCAACTGCCATTCTTGATAACTTAAAAAATAACAGTTTAACAAACGAAGCTATTGATTTCATAATGTATAAAACAATGCTTCAATTTTCACCTATCTCaagaaagaaaaataaatttttcaaatgtttAAGTACAAACTCTTATCctgaaattttttatttttttaatttgaaatctATATTCCTTGACGGTAATAAATCCAAAAGAATATTCACAAACGCTGATGGATCTTTAAATgaactaataatttttccAATTGCCTATGGTGGTCACATTTCTCTTGGGGCATTGTACATGGAAAAAGTTGAAGAGAAAATTAGAATTCAATATATGATGCATGTcgataaatttgtaaaatcaaCTCATTGTTGTATTGATGTACCTAGTCATACTTGTAAAGAAAGCGATTGTTATTCTTTAACATGTACATATCAAAAATTCGTATGctggaaaaaaataaaaaaagctTTTATAATCCAATTAATggttgaaaataatgaaaatttaaccTTTTTGGATACCAATGACGATTCGTTAatctttgaaaatgattttccAGTTCTCCCATTTTCATTTGGAGTCAATGAAACGATTGATTGTCATTTGGCATTCGTTAGAAATTTAAACTTAGTTGTTGATTGCTTTTATGTTGAAATTCCAAAACTTTCAAtggaatcaattttaaaatcaagaTTTTCAACACACTCAACGCAATATACCCTTGATACATCTCACTTTCAACAATTAGAacttgaaatttcaaattcttgTAAACAATTTGCCATGGTTCAAGAAATGGTAGAGAAAGAAATCACTCCATCTGGTTTTGCTTATGATCTTAAGTGTTTAAACCCAAGTGTTGGCTTTCCACCAAACATTATTTTTGAGTTTGCAATTCAAACTTCTTTTTTTGGTCAAGTTAAACAATATTTTTCGTATATTTCGACATATTGCGTTATGATGTCAATCAACAAAGGTTTTCCAAGTGGTTCCTATAACTTCACTAAGATTGAACTAAACATGTCATCTCTTCTTGAAGATGTAGTTTTCTTTTACTATTATTCTACCAATAATATGTTGTATTATACAACATTAAAAAACAGCGCCACTATCGGTAACTTTCACCCATCTacatcttttaaaatatatccAGAAGTCAGTTTCTTTTTTGTCCCAAATCGTAGTATTCCTATTAATTATGATCAAGACCATCCttcaacattttttaaaaaaattattgatagctatttaaaaaatgttcaAAAAAATGAAGATCATGATAATGACATTCAACCAATTTTTTCAACCAAAATTTTAGTTttgaaatctaaaaaaagCGATTCGTTACTTTCAATCCCCTtagacaataataatttagatttatATAACTATGAAGTTTTTTACAAGAAAGATTACAAAGAACTTGAAGCAAATGAATTTTACTACCATACAAACATTAAGTTACAGTacaaacaaattaattatatcatTAACAAAATTAGAGAAAAtcatagtattaataatgcCGAAAAATCATCTAAATCACCAAGCTCTCCTTTTATGGATTGCGAaaccaaaaataaagaatataatACTTCAAGTGTCAATGAACCatctttaaatcaaaatcaaagtcattttcaaaaccaaaatcaaaaaaaaaatgaagaaatcaataacattaaaaatgaaagtgACAACAGTTTAAAACGTAGAAAATGTGAATATTTTGATCAAAACGCTCAAGAGAAAGCAGAAactgatataaataatttacttgATAAACTAAATCTTTTAACTGATGAAAAcctaaaaattcaaattataaacaatgacttaaaaaatgaaaataaattaaaagatgaaaGGATCAAAATGTTATTATCAAAAGGTTCTCCAAAAGATCATtgtgataatattttatcaacAACATTAAATAGCTTAAAAGTtcaaaatgaagaaaaagaagctAAGATTAATTTACTCGAAAAACAAGTTAGACACCTTAATAATGTAGTTTCTGAAAACGCGAATTTCCTTTCACAAATAAACAATTCAATTGGtaacaatttttttgaaaacttTGTTACAatggatattttaattttaattttagaaaattgTTCAAAATCAATAGAATTTAATACCAAAAAACTTGAAGAATATATTGaagataaaattttattaaaaaactcTATAAATTCAGTTGAATACATTAATTTAACAAAAGGTTCTTTACAAAtgttcaaaaattatttaattgaaatccTCTCAAAAGATTTAGGTAAAGTTCCACAAATTTACTTAAATGAACTTTTAACTAAGTTCTCAATAAGTGAAGCACAGATAAACCCTCTCATTCCAGACTCTCATCACATTAAACATAATATCGTCAATCCTATATCGCcatatttaaacaatttttcaacatttcctgataattttattcattttattttatacgTTGAAATTGAGGAAGAAAAAAGGTTACAACTTTCAAGTATTGATATCTCATTTATgtttaatgaatttttagaaaaactTTCTAAATGTCAAGAGATAACCGAggtattcaaaaaaattagagatatttcaaaaaattcattGGATTATGTACAAAAAAATAAGGATAAATTTCTTGATGTATCAAGTGATGCATTGAAAAGGTTTTTAAAGAAAGATGAACTTATGTTggtatcaaatgaaaatggtaaaaacATAGAATTggatatattaaataatataattaatagaTGTAATTATTGTATACTTTTCGCAGACTTAGCAGTACTTAAACCTAAACTTGTTTTGTTTCAAGAAGCTACATGTACAGTTTGTTACCGACCATGTATTGGAAAcaatgtatttttaaaatgtgaaaaaaattattgcaATAATGTTATTTGtagtaattgttttaaagaaaacataaaaaattgTTCTGACGAATATTCAATGTCAAAACGTTGCAATCATTGTATTTCTAGATCCATTTCTGGTAAGCTTTGTATATCTtgtgaaaaattaaatagtatTAGTGATAAATTAGAGATATGTGATCAAATTGTATTCAATGACGTTGATCAACCTTGTGTTTTCAAACTTTGTAAAGATTGTAAAACAAAGAAACTTTGCCCCTATGTAAAGCatgaaaatgttttaaattaa
- a CDS encoding G6-like (transcription factor), producing the protein MQIIFIMFILYIVCSSQITEIFYRDNKCTEGNEHKFFIYLEEEFMQNSTHVIQVKEEQHIIKELDKCTLDFNGGSILSKGYVNKKINKKMCGINIYNGNACDELKKKIVIYLDSMCIKNKGGYGMVLCNEKQTLFYDCADEFCKNCEIIQTEVHKKKCEKTELGYTNYFSN; encoded by the coding sequence atgcaaattatatttattatgtttattttatatattgtaTGCTCTAGCCAAATTACCGAGATATTTTATAGAGATAACAAATGTACAGAAGGAAATGAACataagttttttatttatttggaaGAAGAGTTCATGCAAAATAGTACACATGTAATTCAGGTTAAAGAAGAACAACATATTATAAAAGAACTCGATAAATGTACTTTGGATTTCAATGGTGGAAGCATATTGTCAAAAGGATATGtcaataaaaagataaataaaaaaatgtgtGGAATTAATATCTACAATGGTAATGCATGTGAtgagttaaaaaaaaaaatagttatttatttagataGTATGTGCATCAAAAATAAAGGTGGTTATGGTATGGTTTTATGCAATGAAAAACAAACATTATTCTATGATTGTGCTGATGAATTTTGTAAAAACTGTGAAATTATTCAAACTGAagttcataaaaaaaaatgtgaaaAAACTGAACTTGGTTacacaaattatttttcaaattaa